DNA from Gouania willdenowi chromosome 15, fGouWil2.1, whole genome shotgun sequence:
TATGTTGTGCCTCATAGCTGTGATTTTGTTACCACGGAAACGGATGGTTTCAGGACTGGGATCATGTACGAATGACACCTGCTCgctcactgcacacacacacacactgcacaggGTTGGCTCTTACAGCACTGTGTGATCAcacgctaatgctaatgctaacacggGACCATCAGGTTTCTGCTTCAGTAAAAAAATGGCCATGTTTGTCTCATGTGCTATTTCCTGTTTTAGCTCCGCCTCCTTTGTGGAGTTTTTGTCCCACCAAAGGACCCTAAACCCCACCCTTCTGAGGAACTCCTcctaagccccgcccctcttGGAGCAAGCCTCGCCCCCTGCTGTGATGGAGGACTCGGAGGCGGAGCTCATGGTGTCAGAGGCGGAGCTTGTGGTGTCTGATGCAGACGCGCTTGGCGCAGAGTTCATCACCGTGGAGCTGGACACGCAGCCAATCGAGTACGTGGTGAAGTGGGCGGAGGCGGGGTCAAAGTTCACCCTGTCCTGCTTGAAGAAGGAGGAAGAGGCGGAGCTTACAGAGCAGCTGCGTGTGGACGCCGAGGACGCTTTCTTTGCCCCGTATGAAGAGGTGTTCTGTGAGGTGACGGAGCAGAGCGTGGAGGTAAAGACCGACTCTGACGGCGAATACGAGGACGTACAGGAAGTGTTGCTGGAGGCCGACGGCACTCCGCCCGGCGACGCTGACTCCGAGCCCGGCGACTTCGAGCCCGAGGAGCGGCCGTACCACTGCAGCTACTGCGGAAAGAGTTATAGCCACGCCTCCAGCCTCTATCGCCACCAGCAGACGCACGCCGCCAAGCTCGGAGCCCCACCCCCTCCCAAGAGAGCGCTGGAACCCAACCAGGAGGATGGCTACACATGCCCACACTGCGGACTGGTGTTCAAAGGCAGCAGGTGAGTGTTGGTCAGGTGATCGTTGATGTCATggatcaataatcaataataatgattgaTGGTTTTAGGATGCTGGGCAGCCACCTACGTCTCCACGGGAAGAGGAGGATCCACCCCTGTAACATCTGTGGGAAGGAGTTCAACCACAGCTCCAGCCTGTCCCGCCATCGCCTCGTCCACAAGAAGAATGGACACGCCTCCCCCAAGCCCGCCACCGCCGCCCGTAAACAACAACACCACCACCATCGACGCCTCACGCCACCTCAGCGCACTGACGGCTTCTACAGCTGTCCTCAGTGCGACATGAGCTTCAGGACGTCCACGCTGCTCAACAAGCATCAGgtgatcaacacacacacagactgacctGTAACCATGGCGACATCGCacaacatcaacacacacacacactgacctgtaACCATGGCGACATTGCAcagcatcaacacacacacagatcagtgTTAACACATCATCACACCCCTCAGGACGTCACACACACTAAGTCTAATTGATGAGTTCTATTTACATCCACATGAACCCATTTgaggtcacgagacactggggggagggggggtggtCCCTGTGGTCCCTGATACCTTCAGGAaactaaaggtgtgttcacattgAACGTGACTGAAGTGActcgattacattaaaatcaatgtaaatgatgcaacctcaagttatcccCCCTCATatctgaactttttaagcgacttaaAGCGACAAATCcctcgtccttcactgtctgtagagcagaGGCTACAGACCCTCCCTGGCCCCTCCCACTAcagtgcagacggctgcagTGGAGGTCTGTacaacttcctcaatttatcagagcaaaattaaagcgatccacttcttgaaaaccacaataactactgatcataacacattctgagtgaaatCATCTTTTAATATCTGTTAGttcatcatttaaaccgtaaaagcagagcaagaaggaaaatacattatcaaccctctctctctctctaccctgtcaccagcttaacacacacacacacattgttcccTGGTGAtcgcgtcactggagcgattaagtgatggagtgaccaaaaagcacagCTATGTGCAAGCGACACATCAGGGGTGATGGAAGCTACTGCAGCACcttaagaatattttctgaacaatttcagcccatttttgcttatttttacccttatttctgcaactacaccaaactcaccatatttctgtccatatttttaatccttttaatgtatttttgctatatttctcccatttctgacacttctccatcacattttaatgacttttctccacattttttccacattccagacatattcagcacttataaaccctttctaccacttttacacctaatttcacatatgttgacccattattgttacttttaacctattttcaccagatttcatgattatttttgccattttaaccacatccaatatttttcatgcccactatttaccagtttaaactaattgttccaatatttccTTGTCTGTTCGATCATTACCGTAAACCCTAGAATAGCTGCGCAGGATAAAAATTCATGTGTTGCTACATTAAGTTTTATCCTGTTTAGTTTGTAAACAAAAGACagtttgtgtaaatattgatcattgatttataaatataaatgtgctttaatgctgttctgatcAAACTAACGTAACCATGGTGATTGGTCAGGTTACCCACGTCAAGGAGCTTCTGGGCGGATACACGGCAGGGAAGGAGAACTTAAGCCACGCCTCCTCCGACCTGAAGATCCGTCTGAAGCTCTGCTCTCGGGACAAACCGAACTTCTACACACTGTGCAAGAAGAGCCGGCGTGGGCGGGGCCGTGGCCGAGACCCCGCCTTTGAGTACGACGACAATTATGAGGAGGGCGGGGCCTCGGGCGGCGCCGGCCACCTTAGCTGCAGCCTGTGTGGTAAGCACTTTAGCCACGCCTCCAGCCTGGCCCGACACCAGCAGACGCACAGCGCTGATGGTGGGGGCCGGAGCCAGCAGAAGCAGCTCCGCCCCAAGACCAAGACGTTCACGTGCGTCGCCTGCAACAAGACCTTCATGCACTCGTCCAGCTTCTCCCGCCATAAGAAGGCCCACCTGCGGCAGGACGCCGCGCGCCTGGGCGGGGCCACACATCTGGGCGGGGCCACACACCTGGGTGGGGCTGAGCTGGATGAGACGGCGCCGCTGGAGTCTGACTCAGAGTGACATCTGGGAGTGTTTTAAAGTTCTGGACGTCTTTATATGGTCAGCACTGACTGTGACATCAATCCATAGGACGTCCTTTTATGGGCGTCACCCGCTGTGATCTAACACTCCCACAGCTGATGACGCCCATATAGGGTCAAGACTGTTGGGGACGTAATCACTCTGAAGAACTGAAATAGATATAAAGTTACTTCCTGTCCTAGCCCTGCCCCCTCACCTGTGTTACCTTTCCACACTCCATTTCCCATCAGCCTCCAGGAGAGCAtgcagtgcattgtgggaaacAACACACACTGCGTTGGGTTCCAGCATGCTAATGACCTGTTAATTAATTATGCCCCGCCCCCTGACCCCGTACCTGACCGGGATTGGCCGTTGGTTCTGATAGGTGGAGTCTGTTTGTAGTTGGCTGTGCGGCGGCTGATTGGCCCGTTGTGTGCTCCGTATTTATTGATTTGATGTAAAagataaaaagacagaaagCAAATGGAAACGTTCAAAGGTTTCTTCATGAAGACGATGCGTTCAGTGTTCATCAATGAGTCAGATCAAAGCTCGTTCATCAATGTCTcgtgtttagaaaaaaaagaaacttgtttgttctccagttttgcaataaagctttaaaaaggTCTGTCAGGTGTCTGCGATCATGTGATCCTAACGCTGCGTTCACAGCCAGTGGGAAACATGAGCACCGCTGCATTTattcacacttttattttgaaatacagAGAGAAAGACATTTACACACACGTAAAATGACActgataatatttaaaaaacatcacatgTATCTTCCCTGAATGTAACTGTttgtccttttattttgaagtttggTTGCTATGGTAACAGAATCAGTCCATCATTGGTATTTAGACGAAGCGCTGGCTCTGATTAGCTCGACGGGAGTGGAAGCGGATCTCTGACAGTTTAGAGTTTATACAGGAACCAATCAAACCTCGTTTGGCCAACGGGAACCGGGCCAGGATGGCGTctggaggtcaaaggtcatagcAGGTCAGAGATCAGAGCAGGTGAGAGAAGGTCAAAGATTAAAGGTCACTCACTGAAGATGGCGTTGGTTTTGTGAGGGTCGAGGGCATTTCTCTGCTGCTGGAAAGCCGAGCGTCGACTCCGCCCACCTCGCAGGTTACTGTTCATCAGGGTGTCCATATCAAACACGCCCAGCAGCAGGAGGCGGGCCATTGCCGTGGGAGACGGCACCTCATTGGCCGCCTGCCAGGAGCGGGCGTCGCACAGCACGCCTGAACCAGGAAACACCTCCACCAGCACCTGCAGGAGGGGCGGAGTCACAGCTCGGGTCACCTTGGCTTTAGCCACGCCCCCTCAGGTTAATTTCACTCACCTGGTTCATGTCCGCCTGACTGTTAAGCGCCGCCTCCTCTTCCCATAGTGGGCCCTCCTCCTTCACCTCAGGGCTGTACTCGACACCTCTTGCTGCCATGGAAACAGCCGGCTGCCTGTTGCCGAGGCCGCTGTCCGTCACCATGGTGATGGGATGCTGTCCATTGACATGGTCCAACGTTTGCCACATGCTGGACAGAAGCCCAGGGATTTCTGGgaaatgtatgaaaaaaaaaacaatcaaactttatcaacacacacacacacacacctcaggaCAGTCACCACCATTGAACATGTTATTATCATAAAAACAAAGTAACTCATTCAGTTccagccatttttgagcattttgactgattttaaagacccacagaatattttctatgactacctgaaatctgacaccagattctgaaagacagaagtctctactttcataaaaaaagaatttatttctggctcgtttcattattttgtaatcagctgttgaatagagcaagttttacacaaatcttaagtttcagagcaaaaaaaaagcctttttctattaaaaaaaccctgtcagtgactttaaagctatttttttttttttgctttagtgacaactaacatctgaacattgtttccttgtatatatatatattttaaaacacagaccaggcttttaatgataaaattattattatttatctgggtcagttgaatgtatttcttactgtattttggcgttcctccaactttatctcccgtcagtctgcacacacgtaacttcctcttcctccccgacgtgcagagtgtcactgcttaccccgtttttttttatgccaca
Protein-coding regions in this window:
- the LOC114476692 gene encoding zinc finger protein 135; translated protein: MEDSEAELMVSEAELVVSDADALGAEFITVELDTQPIEYVVKWAEAGSKFTLSCLKKEEEAELTEQLRVDAEDAFFAPYEEVFCEVTEQSVEVKTDSDGEYEDVQEVLLEADGTPPGDADSEPGDFEPEERPYHCSYCGKSYSHASSLYRHQQTHAAKLGAPPPPKRALEPNQEDGYTCPHCGLVFKGSRMLGSHLRLHGKRRIHPCNICGKEFNHSSSLSRHRLVHKKNGHASPKPATAARKQQHHHHRRLTPPQRTDGFYSCPQCDMSFRTSTLLNKHQVTHVKELLGGYTAGKENLSHASSDLKIRLKLCSRDKPNFYTLCKKSRRGRGRGRDPAFEYDDNYEEGGASGGAGHLSCSLCGKHFSHASSLARHQQTHSADGGGRSQQKQLRPKTKTFTCVACNKTFMHSSSFSRHKKAHLRQDAARLGGATHLGGATHLGGAELDETAPLESDSE
- the LOC114476707 gene encoding uncharacterized protein LOC114476707, encoding MHAPSTGTGTVKLESCDQTAELHFLRLRVEELERERAELTAENQRLQSMLVHEIPGLLSSMWQTLDHVNGQHPITMVTDSGLGNRQPAVSMAARGVEYSPEVKEEGPLWEEEAALNSQADMNQVLVEVFPGSGVLCDARSWQAANEVPSPTAMARLLLLGVFDMDTLMNSNLRGGRSRRSAFQQQRNALDPHKTNAIFNAILARFPLAKRGLIGSCINSKLSEIRFHSRRANQSQRFV